From a region of the Castor canadensis chromosome 7, mCasCan1.hap1v2, whole genome shotgun sequence genome:
- the Ak4 gene encoding adenylate kinase 4, mitochondrial isoform X3, translating to MKWRLKVGDKVKQYLEKGVLVPDQVITCLMMSELENRSGQHWLLDGFPRTLVQAEALDKICDVDLVVSLNIPFETLKDRLSRRWIHPPSGRVYNLDFNPPHVHGIDDVTGEPLVQKEDDKPEAVAARLRRYKDTAKPVIELYKSRGVLHQFSGTETNKIWPYVYTLFSNKITPIQSKEAY from the exons aagTTGGGGACAAGGTGAAGCAGTACCTGGAAAAAGGTGTTTTGGTTCCTGATCAGGTGATCACATGCCTAATGATGtcagaactggagaacaggagCGGCCAACACTGGCTACTAGATG GTTTTCCGAGGACATTAGTACAGGCTGAAGCCCTGGATAAAATCTGTGATGTGGATCTAGTGGTCAGTTTGAACATTCCATTTGAAACCCTTAAAGATCGACTCAGCCGACGCTGGATTCACCCTCCTAGCGGAAGGGTCTATAACCTGGACTTCAACCCACCTCATGTACAT GGGATTGATGATGTCACTGGCGAGCCATTAGTCCAAAAGGAAGATGATAAGCCTGAAGCAGTTGCTGCCAGGCTAAGGCGATACAAAGACACAGCGAAGCCAGTCATCGAACTCTACAA GAGCCGAGGAGTGCTTCACCAATTTTCTGGGACGGAGACTAACAAAATCTGGCCTTATGTCTACACACTTTTCTCAAACAAGATCACACCAATTCAGTCCAAAGAAGCATACTGA